From Microbacterium sp. LWH11-1.2, one genomic window encodes:
- a CDS encoding protealysin inhibitor emfourin: MSESRPPTDVRVVIAVVRSGGIAGIRRQWRVEAEEPDAGEWITLIDRCPWDQEAPAAPGADRFVWTIRARTPSEHRERDLSDAEVDGPWRALVDAVREASKRSE, translated from the coding sequence ATGAGCGAGTCCCGTCCTCCGACTGACGTCCGCGTCGTGATCGCGGTCGTGCGCTCCGGCGGCATCGCCGGCATCCGTCGTCAGTGGCGCGTGGAGGCGGAGGAACCCGACGCCGGTGAATGGATCACCCTCATCGACCGGTGCCCCTGGGACCAGGAGGCACCTGCCGCACCCGGCGCCGATCGCTTCGTGTGGACCATCCGCGCCCGCACCCCCTCCGAGCACCGCGAACGCGACCTGAGCGACGCCGAGGTCGACGGGCCGTGGCGGGCTCTGGTCGACGCCGTGCGGGAGGCGTCGAAGCGCTCCGAGTGA
- a CDS encoding ribonuclease H produces MTITAAADGSALGNPGPNGWAWYIDDDNWAAGGSPHGTNNQGELQAVLELLKATAGTDEKLHIWCDSRYVIDSVTKWMPGWKRKGWRKSDGGPVLNRDLLEGIDEAMRGRDVQFSWVKGHAGDDLNEAADERANAAATAYKNKQEPRRGPGFTRGSDAGAAVAASAPIAASAVPAAAPAAAPAPAAAPARSEPATAEPLWAEASDLLDGLDAPVDDPIEVRLALSGDEHARLRDRAEAQGVSLEEALRRLI; encoded by the coding sequence ATGACGATCACCGCCGCCGCAGACGGCTCCGCCCTGGGCAATCCCGGCCCCAACGGGTGGGCCTGGTACATCGACGACGACAACTGGGCGGCCGGCGGATCACCGCACGGCACGAACAATCAGGGCGAGCTGCAGGCGGTGCTCGAACTGCTGAAGGCGACGGCCGGCACCGACGAGAAGCTGCACATCTGGTGCGACAGCCGGTACGTGATCGACTCGGTGACGAAGTGGATGCCCGGGTGGAAGCGCAAGGGATGGCGCAAGTCCGACGGCGGACCCGTCCTCAACCGCGACCTCCTCGAGGGCATCGACGAGGCCATGCGCGGACGCGACGTGCAGTTCTCCTGGGTGAAGGGGCACGCGGGCGACGACCTCAACGAGGCCGCCGACGAGCGGGCGAACGCCGCGGCGACAGCGTACAAGAACAAGCAGGAGCCGCGCCGTGGCCCGGGCTTCACCCGCGGATCGGATGCCGGGGCCGCCGTCGCCGCCTCCGCGCCGATCGCGGCGAGCGCCGTCCCCGCGGCTGCGCCTGCTGCCGCCCCGGCACCCGCTGCCGCGCCGGCGAGGTCCGAGCCGGCGACGGCCGAGCCGCTGTGGGCAGAGGCATCCGATCTGCTCGACGGCCTCGATGCGCCGGTCGACGACCCGATCGAGGTGCGCCTCGCACTGTCCGGTGACGAGCACGCGCGCCTGCGCGATCGCGCCGAGGCACAGGGCGTCTCGCTCGAAGAGGCCCTCCGCCGCCTCATCTGA
- a CDS encoding DoxX family membrane protein, which produces MSTPARTIGRIFLGSSLVFAGVSHLTVAREEFQAQVPESLPLDPDVTVVASGVVEIALGSALLLARRRRGLVGVIAALFFVAVFPGNLAQWMHHRDGFGLDTEMKRFVRLFFQPVLVALALWSTRSPRR; this is translated from the coding sequence ATGTCGACTCCCGCTCGCACCATCGGCCGCATCTTCCTGGGTTCCTCGCTCGTCTTCGCCGGGGTCTCGCACCTCACGGTCGCTCGTGAGGAGTTCCAGGCGCAGGTGCCGGAGTCGCTGCCGCTCGATCCCGATGTGACCGTGGTGGCCTCGGGGGTCGTCGAGATCGCGCTGGGCTCGGCGCTCCTGCTCGCGCGCCGCCGCCGCGGCCTGGTCGGCGTCATCGCGGCCCTGTTCTTCGTCGCCGTGTTCCCGGGCAACCTCGCGCAGTGGATGCATCACCGCGACGGCTTCGGGCTCGACACCGAGATGAAGCGCTTCGTGCGTCTGTTCTTCCAGCCTGTGCTCGTCGCGCTGGCCCTCTGGTCGACGCGCAGCCCGCGACGCTGA
- a CDS encoding Pr6Pr family membrane protein, producing the protein MKARTVFGLLRLGAATICLVALIHRLSWGLASNTIASQNFFAYLTNQSNIAFVVLLAVAGVIALRRPADPRWLTVALALVLSWTITAGIVFAVMVWQGGERGIRIDVPWSDQVLHFWLPACTIAAWALAPGHRRVPWRVVPITLAYPLVWGAFTLWRGPLIGWYPYYFLDPRQVSGPLEFLTFSAIALAVFALVATGLVLISRMPTRRQWRSPAASDDAEIEPADRADTRESVGQDA; encoded by the coding sequence GTGAAGGCGCGCACCGTCTTCGGCCTGCTCCGTCTCGGCGCGGCGACCATCTGCCTCGTGGCGCTCATCCATCGACTGAGCTGGGGTCTGGCGTCGAACACCATCGCCAGTCAGAACTTCTTCGCGTACCTCACCAACCAGTCGAACATCGCGTTCGTGGTGCTGCTGGCCGTCGCGGGCGTCATCGCGCTGCGTCGCCCGGCGGATCCGCGCTGGCTGACCGTCGCCCTCGCGCTCGTGCTCTCCTGGACGATCACCGCGGGGATCGTCTTCGCCGTGATGGTGTGGCAGGGCGGCGAGCGCGGCATCCGGATCGACGTGCCATGGTCGGATCAGGTGCTGCACTTCTGGCTGCCGGCGTGCACGATCGCGGCGTGGGCACTCGCGCCGGGCCACCGCCGGGTGCCGTGGCGGGTGGTGCCGATCACCCTGGCCTATCCCCTCGTCTGGGGCGCGTTCACGCTGTGGCGGGGCCCGCTCATCGGCTGGTATCCGTACTACTTCCTCGACCCGCGCCAAGTGAGCGGCCCGCTGGAGTTCCTCACCTTCTCCGCGATCGCCCTCGCCGTCTTCGCCCTTGTGGCCACGGGGCTCGTGCTGATCAGTCGGATGCCGACGCGCAGGCAGTGGCGTTCACCCGCGGCATCCGATGACGCGGAGATCGAACCCGCCGACCGCGCGGACACGCGCGAGTCCGTGGGTCAGGACGCGTAG
- a CDS encoding FAD-dependent oxidoreductase codes for MRITRRTLLMGAGVGAVSVLLASCTPDPEPTASPTPTREPQPQPGVPEPADRLRSSWTTDPFSYGAVSFTPVGVLAETRSQLARPVVDRVFFAGEATDADEPGTMRGAIRSGARAADEVEDLAEAGERIAVIGAGLAGATVAARLAAADMQVTVFEARDRIGGRVHSVVDDSWPMPVQLGAWLFGEGDEDLRQRMEAWEIGVVDLPDAQWHGPEGDIEPVDSAPLQAAITAAQAAPADISLADALIEAGGDPEDPSTAALLAALATTAGADAAQLSSWFPPALPAAALTGARDDLTPLVEDALDGVEVSLSSPISRLAYDDSGVSVRLGTGEALSFDRVVVTVPLGVLQEQDLEFDPPLPFVNRTAIGALGMGRIETIWLRFDEAFWDSQAAIWHTVGADVGIRTWINLRPATGENILVGIVGGAAAEEFADLDDTEALESAMESLAVYAS; via the coding sequence ATGAGGATCACGCGCCGCACTCTGCTCATGGGCGCCGGAGTCGGTGCCGTCTCGGTGCTGCTGGCGTCGTGCACACCCGACCCGGAGCCGACCGCGAGCCCGACGCCGACCCGCGAGCCGCAGCCGCAGCCGGGTGTCCCCGAGCCGGCCGATCGCCTGCGGAGCTCGTGGACGACCGACCCCTTCTCATACGGCGCCGTGAGCTTCACCCCGGTCGGCGTGCTCGCCGAGACCCGGTCGCAGCTGGCCCGTCCGGTCGTCGATCGTGTGTTCTTCGCGGGCGAGGCCACGGATGCCGACGAACCGGGCACCATGCGCGGCGCGATCCGCTCAGGTGCGCGGGCGGCGGATGAGGTCGAAGACCTGGCGGAGGCAGGCGAGCGGATCGCCGTCATCGGCGCGGGGCTCGCGGGCGCCACGGTGGCGGCGCGCCTCGCGGCGGCCGACATGCAGGTCACGGTCTTCGAGGCGCGGGATCGCATCGGCGGCCGGGTCCATTCGGTCGTCGACGACTCCTGGCCCATGCCCGTGCAGCTCGGCGCCTGGCTCTTCGGCGAAGGAGACGAAGACCTGCGGCAGCGCATGGAGGCATGGGAGATCGGCGTCGTCGATCTCCCCGACGCGCAATGGCACGGACCCGAGGGCGATATCGAGCCGGTCGACAGCGCGCCGCTGCAGGCCGCCATCACCGCGGCGCAGGCGGCTCCGGCCGACATCTCTCTCGCGGACGCCCTGATCGAGGCGGGCGGCGATCCCGAGGATCCGTCGACCGCGGCCCTGCTCGCCGCGCTCGCGACGACGGCGGGAGCGGATGCCGCGCAGCTGTCCAGCTGGTTCCCGCCGGCCCTCCCGGCCGCTGCTCTCACCGGCGCGCGCGACGATCTCACGCCGCTCGTCGAAGACGCACTCGACGGTGTCGAGGTCTCCCTGTCCTCCCCGATCAGCAGGCTCGCCTACGACGACTCCGGGGTCAGCGTGCGGCTCGGGACGGGGGAGGCGCTGTCCTTCGATCGCGTGGTCGTCACCGTGCCGCTCGGTGTGCTGCAGGAGCAGGACCTCGAGTTCGATCCGCCGCTGCCGTTCGTCAACCGCACCGCGATCGGCGCCCTCGGGATGGGGCGCATCGAGACCATCTGGCTGCGTTTCGACGAGGCGTTCTGGGACTCGCAGGCGGCGATCTGGCACACCGTGGGCGCCGACGTCGGCATCCGCACCTGGATCAACCTGCGACCCGCGACCGGCGAGAACATCCTCGTCGGGATCGTCGGGGGCGCGGCGGCGGAGGAGTTCGCCGACCTCGATGACACCGAGGCTCTCGAGTCGGCGATGGAGTCGCTCGCCGTCTACGCGTCCTGA